A single genomic interval of Burkholderia sp. HI2500 harbors:
- a CDS encoding aromatic ring-hydroxylating oxygenase subunit alpha, protein MKVSADIRALIERRKEGHSLEAPFYTSEDIFALDMEAIFRQHWIQVAVEPDIPEPGDYVTVELGSDSILIVRDDDMAIRAFHNVCRHRGARLCNEDKGSVGNIVCPYHSWTYNLTGQLMFAEHMGEKFDRCKHSLKSVHVENLAGLIFVCLADEPPADFAQLRAEMEPYLLPHDLPNTKIAAQVDIIEEGNWKLTMENNRECYHCVANHPELTISLYEYGFGYQRSDANAEGMDAFAETCVRRGKEWAEMGLPSEEIEKLLDVTGFRTQRLPLDRHGESQTLDAKVASKKLLGGFDKADLGGLSFWTQPNSWHHFMSDHIVTFSVIPLSAGKTLVRTKWLVHKDAKEGIDYDVKNLTAVWNATNDQDRALVEFSQRGATSSAYEPGPYSPFTEGLVEKFSAWYIGRLAEKTGA, encoded by the coding sequence ATGAAAGTATCGGCAGACATTCGTGCATTGATCGAGCGGCGCAAGGAAGGGCACAGCCTCGAAGCGCCGTTCTACACGAGCGAGGACATCTTCGCGCTCGACATGGAGGCGATTTTCCGCCAGCACTGGATCCAGGTGGCGGTCGAGCCGGACATTCCGGAGCCGGGCGACTACGTGACCGTGGAACTGGGGAGCGATTCGATCCTGATCGTGCGCGACGACGACATGGCGATCCGCGCGTTCCACAACGTGTGCCGTCACCGCGGCGCGCGCCTGTGCAATGAAGACAAAGGCTCGGTCGGCAACATCGTGTGCCCGTACCACAGCTGGACCTACAACCTGACGGGCCAGTTGATGTTCGCCGAGCACATGGGCGAGAAGTTCGACCGCTGCAAGCACAGCCTGAAGTCGGTGCACGTCGAGAACCTCGCGGGCCTGATCTTCGTCTGCCTCGCCGACGAGCCGCCCGCCGACTTCGCGCAGCTGCGCGCCGAGATGGAGCCGTACCTGCTGCCGCACGATCTGCCGAACACGAAGATCGCCGCGCAGGTCGACATCATCGAGGAAGGCAACTGGAAGCTCACGATGGAGAACAACCGCGAGTGCTATCACTGCGTCGCGAACCATCCGGAGCTCACCATCTCGCTGTACGAATACGGCTTCGGCTACCAGCGCTCCGACGCGAACGCCGAAGGCATGGACGCGTTCGCGGAAACCTGCGTGCGGCGCGGCAAGGAGTGGGCCGAGATGGGCCTGCCGTCCGAGGAGATCGAGAAGCTGCTCGACGTGACGGGCTTCCGCACGCAGCGCCTGCCGCTCGATCGCCACGGCGAATCGCAGACGCTCGATGCGAAGGTCGCATCGAAGAAGCTGCTCGGCGGCTTCGACAAGGCCGACCTAGGCGGGCTGTCGTTCTGGACGCAGCCGAACTCGTGGCACCACTTCATGAGCGATCACATCGTGACGTTCTCGGTGATCCCGCTGTCGGCCGGCAAGACGCTCGTGCGCACGAAGTGGCTCGTGCACAAGGACGCGAAGGAAGGCATCGACTACGACGTGAAGAACCTCACGGCCGTGTGGAACGCGACCAACGACCAGGATCGCGCGCTCGTCGAATTCTCGCAGCGCGGCGCGACCAGCAGCGCGTACGAGCCGGGCCCGTATTCGCCGTTCACGGAAGGTCTCGTCGAAAAATTCTCGGCCTGGTACATCGGCCGGCTCGCCGAAAAAACCGGCGCGTAG